The proteins below come from a single Streptomyces sp. B3I8 genomic window:
- a CDS encoding NUDIX domain-containing protein encodes MSASHRPSVAPVPDSHCASCGTAYPEGLPGRPRTCAACGTVAYRNPLPVAVALQPAYDTRGTGLVVITRTIPPARGGTALPGGFVDHREDWRHAVVRELKEETGIEAAEREVRLADAMSSPDGHLLLFGLLPERPAADLPSFTRTDETEGRQLLRRPTELAFPLHTLAARAWFEGRYI; translated from the coding sequence GTGTCCGCATCCCACCGCCCGTCCGTCGCCCCGGTACCGGACTCCCACTGCGCGAGCTGCGGCACGGCCTACCCGGAGGGCCTCCCCGGACGGCCGCGCACCTGCGCCGCCTGCGGCACCGTGGCGTACCGCAACCCGCTGCCCGTCGCGGTGGCGCTCCAGCCCGCGTACGACACCCGGGGCACCGGCCTGGTCGTCATCACCCGCACCATCCCGCCGGCCCGGGGCGGCACCGCCCTGCCCGGCGGCTTCGTCGACCACAGGGAGGACTGGCGGCACGCCGTCGTCCGGGAGCTCAAGGAGGAGACCGGCATCGAGGCGGCCGAGCGCGAGGTGCGGCTCGCCGACGCGATGAGCTCACCCGACGGCCACCTGCTGCTCTTCGGGCTCCTGCCCGAACGCCCGGCCGCCGACCTGCCGTCCTTCACCCGCACCGACGAGACGGAGGGCCGGCAACTCCTGCGCCGCCCGACCGAACTGGCGTTCCCGCTGCATACCCTGGCCGCCCGTGCCTGGTTCGAGGGCCGCTACATCTGA
- a CDS encoding GntR family transcriptional regulator, whose translation MADQLTPLADDRALLGRTSTAERVADILRSRIAEGYFPPGTRLSEDGIGGALGVSRNTLREAFRLLTHERLLVHELNRGVFVRVLTVEDVADIYRVRRLVECAVVRGLGAPPYAVDGLAAAVEEGLEAAREGDWKGVSTANIHFHRALVALAGSDRTDEVMRSVFAELRLAFHVVDDPRRLHEPYLARNRQLLHTLQAGDRDRAEHLLATYLDDSREGLVHVYARRVADAG comes from the coding sequence ATGGCAGACCAGTTGACGCCGCTGGCCGACGACCGCGCCCTCCTGGGCCGGACCAGCACCGCCGAGCGGGTGGCGGACATCCTCAGAAGCCGCATCGCCGAGGGGTACTTCCCGCCCGGCACGCGGCTGTCCGAGGACGGCATCGGCGGGGCGCTCGGTGTTTCCCGCAACACCCTGCGCGAGGCGTTCCGGCTCCTCACGCACGAACGGCTGCTGGTCCACGAGCTGAACCGGGGCGTGTTCGTACGGGTGCTGACCGTCGAGGACGTGGCGGACATCTACCGGGTGCGTCGGCTCGTCGAGTGCGCCGTCGTGCGCGGCCTGGGCGCCCCGCCGTACGCCGTGGACGGACTCGCCGCGGCGGTCGAGGAGGGCCTGGAGGCGGCCCGCGAGGGCGACTGGAAGGGCGTCTCCACCGCCAACATCCACTTCCACCGCGCCCTGGTCGCCCTCGCGGGCAGCGACCGCACGGACGAGGTGATGCGCAGCGTCTTCGCCGAACTCCGCCTCGCCTTCCACGTGGTGGACGACCCCCGCCGCCTCCACGAGCCCTACCTGGCCCGCAACCGCCAACTCCTGCACACCCTCCAGGCGGGCGATCGCGACCGCGCCGAACACCTCCTCGCGACCTACCTGGACGACTCGAGAGAGGGCCTGGTCCACGTCTACGCCCGCCGGGTGGCGGACGCCGGCTAA
- a CDS encoding DUF742 domain-containing protein: MNPEGQGPAQGQENGHWFDDDAGPVVRPYAMTRGRTSHAGQHRLDLIALVLAEPDADDAGAESLSPEHMEIVALCRDTPQSVAELAAGLDLPIGVVRVLIGDLVDEGLVHVSRPVPAAELVDESILRDVINGLRAL; encoded by the coding sequence ATGAACCCCGAGGGACAGGGACCCGCACAGGGACAGGAAAACGGTCACTGGTTCGACGACGACGCCGGACCGGTGGTCCGCCCGTATGCCATGACCCGCGGGCGCACCAGTCACGCCGGCCAGCACCGCCTCGATCTGATCGCACTGGTGCTCGCGGAGCCCGACGCCGACGACGCCGGGGCGGAGTCGCTGTCCCCGGAGCACATGGAGATCGTCGCGCTGTGCCGCGACACCCCCCAGTCGGTCGCGGAACTCGCCGCCGGGCTCGACCTGCCGATCGGGGTCGTACGGGTCCTGATCGGCGACCTCGTGGACGAGGGCCTCGTCCACGTGTCACGGCCCGTCCCGGCGGCAGAGCTGGTTGACGAAAGCATTCTGCGCGACGTGATCAACGGCCTGAGGGCGCTGTGA
- a CDS encoding M15 family metallopeptidase yields the protein MTPLPRTVRALVTAALTALLTLGTTTAPARATPEPQAPADFVALDSVDPTILEEIRYAAPHNFVGEPIDGYRQPLCLLTRPAAEALHRAQNRLRRQGYTLKVYDCYRPQRAVDHFVRWAKDLDDQRMKAEFYPQVDKSRLFLDGYIAEKSGHSRGSTMDLTLVELPAKPTRPYVPGEPLVPCYAPKGERFPDNSVDMGTGYDCFDTLAHTDDPRVTGAPRARRQLLKSTLEGLGFVNLAEEWWHYTYQPEPYPDTYFDFPVSRASLPGPR from the coding sequence ATGACACCTCTCCCGCGTACGGTCCGCGCCCTCGTGACCGCCGCCCTGACCGCGCTGCTGACCCTCGGCACCACCACCGCCCCCGCCCGGGCGACCCCCGAACCCCAGGCCCCGGCCGACTTCGTCGCATTGGACAGCGTCGACCCGACGATCCTCGAGGAGATCCGCTACGCCGCCCCGCACAACTTCGTCGGCGAGCCGATCGACGGCTACCGGCAGCCCCTGTGCCTCCTCACCCGTCCCGCCGCCGAAGCCCTGCACCGCGCCCAGAACCGCCTGCGCCGACAGGGCTATACGCTCAAGGTGTACGACTGCTACCGGCCGCAGCGGGCCGTGGACCACTTCGTCCGCTGGGCGAAGGACCTCGACGACCAGCGGATGAAGGCGGAGTTCTACCCCCAGGTCGACAAATCGAGACTGTTCCTGGACGGCTACATCGCCGAGAAGTCCGGCCACAGCCGCGGCTCCACCATGGACCTCACTCTCGTGGAACTCCCGGCGAAGCCGACGCGCCCCTATGTGCCCGGAGAGCCCCTGGTGCCCTGCTACGCCCCCAAGGGGGAGCGCTTCCCCGACAACTCCGTGGACATGGGCACCGGCTACGACTGCTTCGACACCCTCGCCCACACCGACGACCCCCGTGTCACCGGCGCCCCGCGTGCCCGCCGCCAGTTGCTGAAGAGCACCCTGGAGGGCCTCGGCTTCGTCAACCTCGCCGAGGAGTGGTGGCACTACACGTACCAGCCGGAGCCGTACCCCGACACCTACTTCGACTTCCCGGTCTCCCGCGCCTCCCTTCCCGGACCGCGCTGA
- a CDS encoding glycoside hydrolase family 31 protein translates to MDGRDLVRSVRVFGSGGAAQGLRTVRAAWSRRRADAVGLPPRGAERARVPGAVREAEPGPGGGVIRFARSELRVAVARDGAVFWGWDGVGPEPSYALAGGCPEPDPRAVLEPDKDGGWRVVAERVTVVVSRTGAVEVCTPGGVTLRRDLPPRWWEPVGGGPARWTQRAETAPDARFFGLGARADGPRLRGGTYRLWNTGPGRRLLPGDEGPYLAMPVQLVVADAGTHLVFHDSPWDGVVTLAEGAEGAGSGHDRPATCELRMEGGPLRCWVVVGSPERVLRVWASLTGGSALPPAWALGHQLAPDDRGDEQEVRRLVAEYQGHGLPLDAVHLGVGHADRNRVFTVDRKRFPKLPVLAEELRRDGIRLVSFVDPAVRAEPGYAVFDGGGAEDVFVRGASGRRVEGLARSGTAVYPDFTDARVRAWWGAHYEERLGEGFTGFWHEMDEPVAFAAFGDNTLPRSARHALEGRGGDHREAHNVYALCMARAAHESLRTLAPGERPFVVSRSGWAGSQRHGGVWAGEVPAGWPGLRASLSLVLGLGLSGVPYAGPDAGGHAGDPSPELSLRRLQLHAYLPLFRTRSGAGGEPWERGAAVREHVRAALLERRRLLPYFMTLAHLSRRTGAPYVRPLWWGAPQDRELRDCEDAFLLGDCLLVAPVLEPGRDRRTVRLPRGRWYDTATGRAYEGPGRAVVEAPLSRIPVLARAGAVLPVRGADGGVELEVWAPGRGRTGGGVVARDLGEGRDVSDCRDADDGRDATVIERYVARRQGGRVVVRPHGAEGEPPYPVRVRGLFGS, encoded by the coding sequence ATGGACGGTCGTGACCTGGTGCGTTCGGTGAGGGTGTTCGGTTCGGGGGGTGCGGCGCAGGGGTTGCGTACGGTGCGGGCGGCGTGGTCGAGGAGACGTGCGGACGCCGTCGGGCTGCCGCCGCGGGGGGCGGAGCGGGCCCGGGTGCCGGGTGCGGTGCGGGAGGCGGAGCCGGGTCCCGGGGGCGGGGTGATCCGGTTCGCGCGTTCGGAGCTGCGGGTGGCGGTGGCGCGGGACGGGGCGGTGTTCTGGGGCTGGGACGGGGTCGGCCCGGAGCCGTCGTACGCGCTGGCGGGAGGCTGTCCCGAGCCGGATCCGAGGGCGGTGCTCGAGCCGGACAAGGACGGCGGCTGGCGGGTGGTGGCGGAGCGGGTCACGGTCGTGGTGTCGCGCACCGGTGCCGTCGAGGTGTGCACGCCGGGCGGGGTGACGCTGCGGCGGGACCTGCCGCCCCGCTGGTGGGAGCCGGTCGGCGGCGGTCCGGCGCGCTGGACGCAGCGCGCGGAGACGGCGCCGGACGCCCGGTTCTTCGGGCTCGGGGCAAGGGCGGACGGGCCCCGGCTGCGGGGCGGGACGTACCGGCTGTGGAACACGGGGCCGGGGCGGCGGCTCCTGCCCGGTGACGAGGGGCCCTACCTGGCGATGCCGGTGCAGCTCGTGGTGGCCGACGCGGGCACGCATCTGGTCTTCCACGACTCGCCCTGGGACGGGGTGGTGACGCTGGCGGAGGGCGCGGAGGGTGCCGGTTCGGGGCACGACCGGCCCGCGACCTGCGAGCTGCGCATGGAGGGGGGCCCTCTGCGCTGCTGGGTGGTGGTGGGCTCCCCCGAACGCGTGCTGCGCGTCTGGGCGTCGCTCACGGGCGGGTCGGCGCTGCCGCCGGCCTGGGCGCTGGGGCACCAGCTCGCGCCCGACGACCGCGGCGACGAACAGGAGGTGCGGCGGCTCGTGGCGGAGTACCAGGGGCACGGTCTGCCGCTGGACGCCGTGCACCTCGGCGTCGGGCACGCCGACCGGAACCGGGTGTTCACCGTCGACCGGAAGCGGTTCCCGAAGCTGCCGGTGCTGGCCGAGGAGCTGCGCCGGGACGGCATCCGCCTGGTGTCCTTCGTCGACCCCGCGGTGCGGGCCGAGCCGGGGTACGCGGTCTTCGACGGCGGCGGTGCCGAGGACGTGTTCGTGCGGGGCGCCTCGGGGCGGCGCGTGGAGGGGCTCGCGCGGTCCGGGACGGCGGTGTACCCGGACTTCACGGACGCGCGGGTGCGTGCGTGGTGGGGCGCGCACTACGAGGAGCGCCTCGGGGAGGGTTTCACGGGGTTCTGGCACGAGATGGACGAGCCGGTGGCGTTCGCGGCCTTCGGGGACAACACGTTGCCCCGGTCGGCCCGGCACGCGCTGGAGGGCCGCGGCGGCGACCACCGGGAGGCCCACAACGTGTACGCACTGTGCATGGCGCGGGCGGCCCACGAGTCGTTGCGGACGCTGGCGCCCGGGGAGCGGCCCTTCGTGGTGTCGCGGTCGGGCTGGGCGGGGTCGCAGCGCCACGGGGGCGTCTGGGCCGGCGAGGTACCGGCCGGCTGGCCCGGGCTGCGGGCGTCGTTGTCGCTGGTGCTGGGGCTCGGACTGTCCGGGGTGCCGTATGCCGGGCCGGACGCGGGCGGTCACGCCGGCGACCCGTCCCCCGAGCTGTCCCTGCGCCGGCTGCAGCTCCACGCGTACCTGCCACTGTTCCGCACGCGCTCCGGAGCGGGGGGCGAGCCGTGGGAGCGGGGGGCGGCGGTGCGGGAGCACGTGCGCGCGGCGCTGCTCGAACGCCGTCGGCTGCTGCCGTACTTCATGACGCTGGCGCACCTTTCCCGCCGTACCGGTGCCCCGTACGTGCGCCCCCTGTGGTGGGGCGCGCCGCAGGACCGGGAACTGCGCGACTGCGAGGACGCGTTCCTGCTCGGTGACTGTCTCCTGGTGGCGCCGGTGCTGGAGCCCGGCCGGGACCGGCGTACGGTGCGGCTGCCCCGGGGGCGCTGGTACGACACGGCGACGGGGCGGGCGTACGAGGGGCCGGGGAGGGCCGTGGTGGAGGCTCCCCTGTCGCGGATCCCCGTGCTGGCGCGCGCGGGCGCGGTGCTGCCGGTGCGGGGCGCGGACGGGGGTGTGGAGCTGGAGGTCTGGGCGCCGGGGCGCGGGCGGACCGGGGGCGGTGTGGTCGCGCGGGATCTGGGTGAGGGCCGGGATGTGAGTGACTGCCGGGACGCTGATGACGGCCGGGACGCGACGGTGATCGAGCGGTACGTGGCACGGCGGCAGGGCGGGCGGGTCGTCGTACGGCCGCATGGGGCGGAGGGGGAACCGCCGTATCCGGTGCGGGTGCGGGGGTTGTTCGGTTCATGA
- the glpK gene encoding glycerol kinase GlpK: MPDTAHTYVAAIDQGTTSSRCIVFDGDGAIVAVDQREHRQIFPRPGWVEHDATEIWSKVQAVVAGALAKAGLRADQLSALGITNQRETTLLWDRATGKPVHNAIVWQDTRTAALCDELGGADGQDRFREQTGLPLASYFSGPKAAWLLDNVPGLRARAERGEIAFGTMDSWLIWNLTGGPDGGRHVTDVTNACRTMLMDLRTLQWDPAICAAMNVPEAMLPEIRSSSEVYGTAVGQLAGVPVASALGDQQAAVFGQACYDVGSAKNTYGTGSFLLLNTGERPVPSKNGLLTTMGYKIGDEAPVYCLEGSIAITGALVQWFRDQLGIIRSADEIESLAASVEDNGGAYIVPAFSGLFAPYWRSDARGVVTGLTRYVTKAHLARAVLEATSWQTREVVDAMYQDSGVRINTLKVDGGMTANNLLMQHQADVLDVPVIRPRISETTCLGAAYAAGLATGVWNGLDELKTHWAKDAEWTPSMEESVRDREYRNWRRAVEKSFGWEERGGGG, translated from the coding sequence ATGCCGGACACCGCCCACACGTACGTCGCCGCGATCGACCAGGGCACGACGTCGAGCCGCTGCATCGTCTTCGACGGTGACGGTGCGATCGTCGCCGTCGATCAGCGCGAGCACCGTCAGATCTTTCCCCGGCCCGGCTGGGTGGAGCACGACGCCACCGAGATCTGGTCCAAGGTGCAGGCCGTGGTGGCGGGCGCGCTCGCCAAGGCGGGCCTGCGCGCCGACCAGCTCAGTGCCCTCGGCATCACCAATCAGCGCGAGACGACGCTGCTCTGGGACCGCGCCACCGGGAAACCGGTGCACAACGCGATCGTCTGGCAGGACACCCGGACCGCCGCGCTCTGCGACGAACTGGGCGGCGCGGACGGGCAGGACCGGTTCCGCGAGCAGACCGGGCTCCCCCTGGCCAGCTACTTCTCCGGCCCCAAGGCGGCCTGGCTGCTCGACAACGTGCCGGGACTGCGGGCCCGGGCCGAGCGGGGCGAGATCGCGTTCGGGACCATGGACTCCTGGCTGATCTGGAACCTCACCGGCGGCCCCGACGGCGGACGGCACGTCACCGACGTCACCAACGCCTGCCGCACCATGCTGATGGACCTGCGGACCCTCCAGTGGGACCCCGCGATCTGTGCCGCCATGAACGTGCCCGAGGCGATGCTCCCGGAGATCCGGTCCTCCTCAGAGGTGTACGGCACCGCGGTGGGCCAGCTCGCCGGCGTCCCGGTCGCCTCGGCGCTGGGCGACCAGCAGGCCGCCGTCTTCGGTCAGGCCTGCTACGACGTCGGCAGCGCCAAGAACACGTACGGCACCGGCAGCTTCCTGCTGCTCAATACCGGTGAGCGGCCCGTGCCGTCGAAGAACGGCCTGTTGACCACCATGGGGTACAAGATCGGCGACGAGGCACCCGTCTACTGTCTGGAGGGGTCCATCGCGATCACCGGCGCGCTGGTGCAGTGGTTCCGCGACCAGCTCGGGATCATCCGCAGTGCCGACGAGATCGAGTCGCTCGCGGCGAGCGTGGAGGACAACGGCGGCGCGTACATCGTGCCCGCGTTCTCCGGCCTGTTCGCCCCGTACTGGCGTTCGGACGCACGCGGAGTGGTCACCGGACTGACCCGCTACGTGACCAAGGCGCACCTCGCGCGGGCGGTCCTGGAGGCGACGAGCTGGCAGACCCGCGAGGTCGTGGACGCGATGTACCAGGACTCCGGGGTGCGGATCAACACCCTGAAGGTGGACGGCGGCATGACCGCCAACAACCTGCTCATGCAGCACCAGGCGGACGTGCTCGACGTGCCCGTGATCCGCCCCAGAATCTCCGAGACGACCTGTCTGGGCGCCGCGTACGCGGCCGGGCTGGCGACCGGGGTGTGGAACGGCCTGGACGAGCTCAAGACTCACTGGGCCAAGGACGCCGAGTGGACGCCGAGCATGGAGGAGTCGGTGCGGGACCGCGAGTACCGCAACTGGCGCAGGGCGGTGGAGAAGAGCTTCGGCTGGGAGGAGCGGGGCGGCGGGGGCTGA
- a CDS encoding ATP/GTP-binding protein, translating into MKPGRPERGTPPVDPVTLKILVAGGFGAGKTTLVGAVSEIRPLRTEEFLTEAGRPVDDLRGVEGKNTTTVAMDFGRITLRENLVLYLFGTPGQDRFWFLWDELATGALGAVVLADTRRLEDCFAAVDYFERRSIPFVVGVNCFDGAARYPAQTVRQALDLDPAVPVVLCDARERESVKEVLVEVVAHAMAQAANRRRAVTV; encoded by the coding sequence ATGAAGCCCGGGCGTCCTGAACGCGGTACGCCGCCGGTCGACCCCGTCACGCTCAAGATCCTCGTGGCCGGCGGCTTCGGGGCGGGCAAGACCACCCTGGTCGGCGCGGTCAGCGAGATCAGACCGCTGCGCACCGAGGAATTTCTCACCGAGGCGGGCCGCCCCGTCGACGACCTGCGCGGCGTGGAGGGCAAGAACACCACCACCGTCGCCATGGACTTCGGCCGCATCACGCTCCGCGAGAACCTGGTGCTGTACCTGTTCGGTACGCCGGGGCAGGACCGCTTCTGGTTCCTCTGGGACGAGCTCGCCACCGGCGCGCTGGGCGCGGTCGTCCTCGCCGACACCCGCCGTCTGGAGGACTGCTTCGCCGCGGTCGACTACTTCGAGCGGCGCTCCATCCCCTTCGTCGTGGGCGTCAACTGCTTCGACGGGGCCGCCCGCTATCCGGCCCAGACCGTGCGGCAGGCACTCGACCTCGACCCCGCGGTGCCCGTGGTGCTGTGCGACGCCAGGGAGCGGGAGTCGGTCAAGGAGGTCCTCGTGGAGGTCGTGGCGCACGCGATGGCGCAGGCCGCGAACCGCCGCCGGGCGGTCACCGTCTGA
- a CDS encoding roadblock/LC7 domain-containing protein, translating into MTAPKDAGANRTGTTGELNWLLDDLVDRVASIRKAIVLSGDGLPTGTSTDLSREDSEHLAAVASGFHSLAKGVGRHFEVGSVRQTVVELDEAFLFVTAAGDGSCLAVLADADADMGQVAYEMTLLVKRVGTHLGTAPRTDLPAGG; encoded by the coding sequence ATGACCGCACCGAAGGACGCAGGCGCCAACCGGACCGGCACGACGGGCGAGCTCAACTGGCTCCTCGACGACCTGGTCGACAGGGTCGCCAGCATCCGCAAGGCGATCGTGCTCTCCGGCGACGGCCTGCCCACCGGGACGTCCACGGACCTGAGCCGCGAGGACAGCGAGCACCTGGCCGCCGTCGCCTCCGGGTTCCACAGCCTCGCCAAGGGCGTCGGCCGCCACTTCGAGGTCGGCAGCGTCCGCCAGACCGTGGTCGAACTCGACGAGGCGTTCCTGTTCGTCACGGCCGCCGGCGACGGCAGCTGTCTGGCCGTCCTGGCGGACGCCGACGCGGACATGGGGCAGGTCGCGTACGAGATGACGCTGCTGGTCAAGCGGGTCGGCACGCACCTGGGCACCGCCCCACGCACCGATCTTCCCGCCGGTGGGTAG
- a CDS encoding nitrate- and nitrite sensing domain-containing protein yields MRFRGKSIRRKIVALLLVPLLALTAVWGYASVLMGREVLQLFHVSSVVEKIAYPTEDAVRALEQERRQTLIYLADPRASDALGALRRTRIATDDALATLRGNVKTSKVRDALDRDDSADLTTVLDGFRSVDSVRESVDGSNLTRARALDLYNRVVDPCYALLATLDVVDTTELDKQYRALVNAARARELFSREDALLGSALVTGRVTRTELRDISELIAQRGAVYEVSTDQLPAEERDRYDNFWQGAPTASLREAEKFVQNTDPDEMPPGVTAKSWDSLGGHVLDRLAALDDAAADRYQDRVHPAAVGTITEAAVVGVLGLIALVFSVVLSVRVGSGLVRDLRRLRQEAHEASGVRLPGVLRRLSAGEQVDVETEVPRLEFEKNEIGEVGQALNTLQRAAVEGAVRQAELRAGISEVFVNLARRSQVLLHKQLTLLDTMERRTEDTDELADLFRLDHLTTRMRRHAEGLVILSGAAPSRQWRKPIQLMDVVRAAVAEVEDYERIEVRRLPRVAVTGPAVADLTHLVAELLENATVFSPPHTAVQVIGERVPNGFTLEIHDRGLGMAAEALLDANLRLAETPEFELSDTDRLGLFVVSRLAQRQNIRVSLQPSPYGGITAVVLIPDTLLTDDIPDTNGTGFRLDRLSGKKARGGAGRDSALGRVPGDPPGLPTPVLDGPVELEAPVDLDALAGFPDVLAGEDGHRGLFGPRRSLTGVPDEQHTRETRDARDEPTAHGDPTRSDGPVPLPRRHTPKLVSSHGRPVPDNRARRGGWDQEPSEARVHGDATDAGRMHDDRPHEDRPDENRPHDDRSGTGRRRTDGRDTDRRNTSLVRGDRSDGTYRSDGSYRGDRGDTGRPRADRWAPGSGAADPTPGTPDPTPRIGPATGQAESGAGPLPRRVRQASLAPQLRQGPDTRPGGTHAADPADRDADEVRSRMASLQRGWQRGRHENAAGDEGPDGSAPGTTEGDGR; encoded by the coding sequence ATGCGCTTTCGCGGGAAGTCCATCCGCCGGAAGATCGTGGCACTGCTCCTGGTGCCTCTGCTGGCCCTGACCGCCGTCTGGGGCTACGCCTCGGTCCTCATGGGCCGCGAAGTCCTCCAACTGTTCCACGTCTCCTCCGTCGTCGAGAAGATCGCCTACCCCACCGAGGACGCCGTCCGTGCCCTGGAGCAGGAGCGGCGGCAGACCCTCATCTACCTCGCCGACCCCCGCGCCTCCGACGCCCTGGGCGCGCTGCGCCGTACCCGGATCGCCACGGACGACGCCCTGGCCACACTGCGCGGCAACGTCAAGACCTCGAAGGTGCGCGACGCGCTCGACCGGGACGACTCCGCCGACCTCACCACCGTGCTCGACGGCTTCCGGAGCGTCGACTCCGTGCGCGAGAGCGTCGACGGCAGCAACCTCACCCGGGCCCGGGCCCTCGACCTCTACAACCGCGTGGTCGACCCCTGTTACGCCCTGCTCGCCACCCTCGACGTCGTCGACACCACGGAGCTGGACAAGCAGTACCGCGCCCTCGTCAACGCCGCCCGCGCCCGCGAACTGTTCTCCCGCGAGGACGCGCTGCTCGGCTCGGCCCTCGTCACCGGCCGGGTCACCCGTACCGAACTGCGGGACATCTCCGAGCTGATCGCCCAGCGCGGGGCCGTGTACGAGGTCAGCACGGACCAGCTGCCGGCCGAGGAACGCGACCGCTACGACAACTTCTGGCAGGGCGCCCCCACCGCTTCGCTGCGCGAGGCCGAGAAGTTCGTCCAGAACACGGACCCCGACGAGATGCCCCCCGGTGTCACCGCCAAGAGCTGGGACTCCCTCGGCGGGCATGTGCTCGACCGGCTCGCCGCGCTCGACGACGCGGCGGCCGACCGTTACCAGGACCGGGTCCACCCGGCCGCTGTGGGCACCATCACCGAGGCCGCCGTCGTGGGCGTCCTCGGCCTGATCGCCCTGGTGTTCTCCGTCGTGCTCTCCGTCCGCGTCGGCAGCGGTCTCGTCCGCGACCTGCGCCGGCTGCGCCAGGAGGCCCACGAGGCGTCGGGCGTCCGGCTGCCCGGCGTCCTGCGCCGGCTCTCGGCGGGCGAACAGGTCGACGTCGAGACCGAGGTGCCGCGCCTGGAATTCGAGAAGAACGAGATCGGCGAGGTCGGGCAGGCCCTCAACACCCTCCAGCGCGCGGCCGTCGAGGGCGCCGTCAGGCAGGCCGAACTGCGCGCCGGGATCTCCGAGGTGTTCGTCAACCTCGCCCGGCGCAGCCAGGTCCTGCTGCACAAGCAGCTCACCCTGCTCGACACCATGGAGCGCCGGACCGAGGACACCGACGAACTCGCCGACCTGTTCCGCCTCGACCACCTCACCACGCGCATGCGCCGCCACGCCGAGGGCCTCGTCATCCTCTCCGGCGCCGCGCCCTCCCGGCAGTGGCGCAAGCCCATCCAGCTCATGGACGTCGTGCGCGCCGCCGTCGCCGAGGTCGAGGACTACGAGCGCATAGAGGTCCGCCGGCTGCCCCGGGTCGCCGTCACCGGCCCGGCCGTGGCCGACCTCACCCACCTCGTGGCCGAACTCCTCGAGAACGCCACCGTGTTCTCGCCCCCGCACACCGCGGTCCAGGTGATCGGTGAACGCGTCCCCAACGGCTTCACCCTGGAGATCCACGACCGCGGCCTGGGCATGGCCGCCGAGGCCCTCCTGGACGCCAACCTCCGTCTCGCCGAGACACCGGAGTTCGAGCTCTCCGACACCGACCGGCTCGGCCTGTTCGTCGTCAGCCGGCTCGCCCAGCGGCAGAACATCCGCGTCTCGCTCCAGCCGTCGCCGTACGGCGGGATCACCGCGGTCGTCCTCATCCCCGACACCTTGCTCACCGACGACATTCCGGACACCAACGGCACCGGCTTCCGCCTGGACCGGCTGTCCGGCAAGAAGGCCAGGGGCGGGGCGGGCCGCGACTCCGCGCTCGGCCGGGTGCCCGGCGACCCGCCCGGCCTGCCGACCCCGGTCCTGGACGGACCCGTCGAACTCGAGGCCCCCGTCGACCTGGACGCGCTCGCCGGCTTCCCCGACGTCCTGGCCGGGGAGGACGGGCACCGCGGACTGTTCGGCCCCCGCAGGTCCCTCACCGGCGTGCCCGACGAGCAGCACACCCGCGAAACGCGTGACGCCCGCGACGAGCCCACCGCACACGGGGACCCCACGCGTTCCGACGGCCCCGTACCGCTGCCCCGGCGCCACACCCCCAAGCTGGTCAGCTCGCACGGCCGCCCCGTGCCGGACAACCGCGCACGGCGCGGGGGCTGGGACCAGGAACCCTCCGAGGCCCGCGTACACGGCGACGCCACGGACGCCGGGCGCATGCACGACGACCGGCCGCACGAGGATCGACCGGACGAGAACCGACCGCACGACGACCGGTCCGGGACCGGCCGACGCCGCACCGACGGGCGGGACACCGACCGGCGGAACACCTCACTCGTCCGCGGCGACCGCAGCGACGGCACCTACCGCAGCGACGGGAGTTACCGGGGCGACCGGGGCGACACCGGCCGCCCCCGCGCCGACCGGTGGGCGCCCGGATCCGGCGCCGCCGACCCGACGCCCGGGACCCCGGACCCCACCCCCCGCATCGGCCCCGCGACCGGCCAGGCAGAATCGGGTGCGGGCCCGCTGCCCCGGCGCGTACGCCAGGCCAGCCTCGCCCCGCAGTTGAGGCAGGGCCCCGACACCCGGCCCGGCGGCACGCACGCGGCGGATCCCGCCGATCGTGACGCGGACGAGGTCCGCAGCCGGATGGCCTCGCTCCAGCGGGGCTGGCAGCGCGGCCGCCACGAGAACGCCGCCGGTGACGAGGGACCGGACGGCTCAGCACCAGGAACGACAGAGGGGGACGGTCGATGA